The following nucleotide sequence is from Macaca fascicularis isolate 582-1 chromosome 15, T2T-MFA8v1.1.
cgtggtggcgcatgcctgtaatctcagctgctcgggaggcagaggcaggagaatcgcttgaacccaggaggcggaggttgcagtgagccgagattgggccactgcactccagcctgggcaacaagagcaaaactacctcaaacaaaaaaaaaaaaaaaagaaagaaagaaaaagaaattagccaggcatggtggcacgcgcctgtagtgccagctacttatgagactgaggcaggagaatcacttgaacccaggaggtggagattgcagtgagccaagatcataccattgcactccagcctgggagaaagagtgagactccccgtttcaaaaaataaaacaggaccAGAGTGGTGGTGAGATGGGAGTGAGTCCAGTCGGATTCTGAAGGTGCTGTGAAGGCACAGTTGACAGGATTTGCTGAAGCACTGGATGTGGGGAATAAGAAAGGAGTCAGTGGTTTCAAGGTCTGGCCCAAGCACCTGGAAGGATGGAGCTGCTTTAACTGAAAAAAGGGTTGGCAGTTAGAGGAAGAGATGGGGCTTGGGGGGGGTCAGATGCCCATTCTGAACTCAGTAGGTGATGGTGTTAAGATACCCAGCAGTTCAGGGGAGTCAGCAGCAGCGTCACACCCATCCCCCATGCAACATCACCTCTAGCTTGGTCTGAATGGCAGTGGGATGTCAGAACTAATTAACCTTAGTATCACTGTAGTTGGCATTCAACCCCCACACTGCTAAATTTGactgccttttttaaaaatgaaaaaagtatatgTTTCTTGAGACAACCTGGCactccaggctagaatgcagtggcgtgatcttggctcactgcaacctctgcctcccgggttcaagtgatcctctcttctcagtctcctgattagtgggattacaggggccggccaccatgctgggctaatttaattttgtgtgtgtgtggaggcagggtttcactatgttgcccaggctggtttccaactctagggctcaagtgatcctcccaccttggcctcccaaagtgctgggattacaggcgtgagccactgtgcccggccaaaaaaatttttttaaatcacctcaTGGCAGAAGTTAGGGGAAGAAAGTTTAGTTTCAAATACAACAGTTCTTACtgtttctaatatatatatatatatattagcagCCACGTTTTCAAATTGTAATTTAAGACTCTAAGTTCTCCCTTCTCGACCAACAGGGTGGCCCTGGAAGGGGCTCTGGGTCCTTAACGAGCCTGTAATTTTCCAGTGCAGGAACTGGGGTGTGGTGGTCCCAAGCCTCAGACCATGACCTCTCCTTTCTCCTGCCCCTAGTGAGTTATTATAAAGGCCACATCTTGTGTTAAAAATCGTagtgtgggccgggcacagtggctcatgcctgcaatcccagcactatgggaggcggaggtgggtggatcacctgagatcaggagttccagaccagcctggccaacatggtgaaaccccgtctctactaaaaatacaaaaattaggccgggcgcggtggctcacgcctgtaatcccagcactttgggatgccgaggcgggcggatcacaaggtcaggagatcgaggcaatcctgactaacacggtaaaaccccgtctctactaaaaaatacaaaaaattacccgggcgtggtggcgggcgcctgctactcgggaggcggaggcaggagaatggcgtgaacccgggaggcggaggttgcagtgagcctagatctcgccacttcactccagcctgggcaatagagcgagactcctttCCCGGGGCGGAGGGAAGATCGTAGTGTGTAAGTCTATTTTTCAGAGCAAAAGTCACTGCGCAGGGGCTCTTCCTTGAACACGCCGGCTCCCTCCCGCCCAACACTTCTCCCTTTTCCCCTGGGGCTTTCTTTGGCGCTGCCCTCACCTGACAGTCACACGCTTGCCAGGTTTATCAGCCACCTCTACGGCAGACACTAGCCAAGAGCACATCTGTGTGTGTGACACACTGCTTGTGTCCCCTAGGACTGAACCTAGGGCCTGCCACGTGCCAGGCGCTCAGTCTGCGTCCGCCTGAGACCGGAGGCCCCCCACTCCAAAGTACTGAATGAATGTACTGCTGGTCATTCACTCATTTCGCCCCTACTCAGGAGGGCCTGCTGCGTCGGGTGTAGGGGTGAGGGGAGCGCAGGGACACGTGCGGGACCCGGGTGATGGAGGCGCTGAGGCCCGGCCTCGGGGTCCCCGGCTGCACCCACTCCCGGCGGAGATTGGCTGCCCTCGGCCCACAATACTGTGCTCTCCGCCCCGCGCGCCGCTTCCGGCGGAGTCAGGCCTGACTAATCGAGCGCTCGGGCTGGCGGCTCGGCGCTCGTCTGGCGGCGCCTGCCCGTGTGGTGGTTTCCGGCGGACGTGGTGAGAGTCGCACGCGCCGCGGGGAAGGTGTGAGTTGTGAACGGCTCGGGTCTCCGCCATGGCCTCTCTACTCGCTAAGGACGCCTACCTGCAGAGCCTGGCCAAGAAGATCTGCTCCCATTCGGGCCCGGAGCAGCAGGCGCGCACGCGGGGTAACGCATATGGCCGGGCTGGGACTGAGGGGCCTGCGAAACGGGGAGGCGGCCGGAGCCGGTGTAGACGAGTCCGTAaagtactggaaaaaaaaataagtgacttGTGAAATTACCGCCGtttcccttgcttttttttttttttggagacagagtctcgctctgtctcccaggctggagtgcagtgatgcgatctcgcctcactgcaagctccgcctcccggattcaagagattctcctgtctcagcctccagagtagccgggattacaggcgcgcgtcaccacgcccagctaatttttgtatttttagtagagagggggtttagtagagacaggagtaaCGGTCAGTCAGTGGGAAAAGACCCTTTCAGTCCCTTCATTACGGACATGGTGCggtgtggggaggaggaggatggcaGAGGGCTCCTGCCCTTAGGGTTCTCATGGCCTGGTGACCAGGCTGCACAAGGGAAGTAGACAATCGGGCGGGGAAGCCGACAGCGGGGACTTGTCAGTGCTGTCTGGGCccaggaggagaggagagcagCAGCGTCTCTGGACCCACCAGAGGTTAAACAGGGTTTCCTTTTTATTCAAGGACGGTATATCGGTGATAGCAAATCCAAAATCTTGTGACTTTTCTCATTACTCAGTATGTCTTCCGTCTGTCTTTCTCAtcctttttcaagtttttttttttttttccatttattaaaacAATTCAGCTCCTACTTTACATACTGATTTCtcccatttaaaaagtaaacattgtCCTGGCATGgggcctcacgcctgtaatcccagaactttgggaggccgaggcaggcggatcacaaggtcaggagatcgagaccatcctggccaacatggtgaaaccccatctctactaaaaatacaaaaattagccgggcacagtggtggacgcctgtaatcccagctactcaggaggctgaggcaagagaatcgcttgaacccgggaggcggagtttgcagtgaggagagatcatgccattgcactccagcctgggcaacacagcgagactctgtctcaaaaaaaaaaaaaaaaaaaagtaaaccttaCCCCCAGCAGCTAAAATGAAAGCCCTTGTCATTGTGTTTGATGGCAACATGGTAGCTTATTGTGAAGCAGGGTCAGAAATTGTTAGTAGAGGTGGATATTcaggtttttctaatttttcactcAAATAATATGATGAACGTCCTTGAAGCCTGGTCTTTGTGCATGATGGATGCTCACAAGCAGAACTACTTGGTCAAGGTTATGGTTCTGAGCTCTAGGATCAGTGTGTCTCTGCCTCCCAATCCTGATCCTCTTTCTGCATCCTCCTAGGATCAAAGCCTTGGTGAGCCTTTCCTGCCTATTGAATGGGCCATGAGATTGGCAAGgcaactctttcttttttttttttgggggacgGAGTccttttctgttgcccaggctggagtgcagtggagtgatctcagttcactgcaacctccacatcccaggttcaagctattctcctgccttagcctcctgagaggCTGAGATTACgagcgcctgccactacgcctggctaattttttgtatttttagtagagacggggtttcaccatgttagccaggctcctctcgaactcctgaccttgtgattcgcctgcctcagcctcccaaagtgctgggattacaggtgtgagccaccgcgcccagctgggaCGGCAACTCTTTCTTATTTTGCATTTCAGCTGGCAAAACTCGAGGCTCAGAAGCTGCAGggcccccaaaaaagaaaaggaagaaaacacaaaagaaattcCGGCAGCGGGAAGAGAAGGCTGCTGAGCACAAGGCCAAGTCCTTGGGAGAGAAGTCTCCAGCAGCCTCTGGGGCCAGGAGGCCTGAGGCAGCCAAAGAGGAAGCAGCTGGGGCTTCCAGTTCAGCAGGGAACCCTGCAGGTGAGAGGCGTCAGGACATGTTGGTTCTGtgcagggtggggctggggccggGCTTGGGCTTGGTCccctctgcttttaaaaaaaagcattgtCAGGCACACAGGGATAGCACAAGACTTCCCCAAGAGCAAATATCCCGGGAGCGCTAGGGTGGATGGGACCGAAGGAACTGTATGGCGTTCCAGGCCACGTGGCTAGCAGGATGTCGGGGGCAAGGCCATGTCTCTCTGAGGACCTGGAGCAGCTTGACTTGAGCTTCACTGTCCTCAGGTCTCTGCAGGGGCGTCGTGAGAGCCCACTTGTTCTGGGGCGCAGGCTACAGAATGTGGAGGAGGTGGTTTGGCTGGCGCCGTAGGGCGTGTTTTCTCATACCACAGTGACCTACCTTGCAAGGCACTCAGTTACCTGTCCTGGAGGATGTTGTAGGAACCAGTCTAGGTTGAAGCAGTGGAATAGAATTTACTGAAATTGCCCTGCAGATCCATGAGTGGCCACAGTGGGACAGGGATTCGTGGCCctagggagggagggggagagggagagagggcccCCTGCAGTCCTGTCTCCTTCCCTGCAGATGGCCTGGCCACTGAGCCTGAGTCTGTCTTTGCACTGGATGTTCTGCGACAGCGACTGCATGAGAAGATCCAGGAGGCCCGGGGCCAGGTAGGCAGGCAGGTTTGCTGGAGTGCTGTCACTGCTCTACCTGTGTTCTCCCTGGGGTCGGCTCTTAGCGAGGGGCTGTAGCCCCTGTTCTCCCCTCTGCAGTGAGTCTGTCAGGGCCCCAGCAGCTGTGCCCTGGGAGAGCAGTTATTTTCTTGGAGAACCTCAGTCCCCAAAGCTATCGGCCTCCTTCCTTCTGGGAAGCTGCCTTTGCTGAACTGACACTGGGATAGGCACCTCCTGTGTCTGTTTCTCCGAATGTCGTGATAGTCCTGTGAGTTGAGCAGGGACCTGAGCTGAGTGGCTAGGCACAAGAAGCGCCAGTGCAGCTCTTTGTGCTGAATGGTGCTGTCTCCTCTGTGTTGGCCCCTACCCACCCTTGCCCTGGGGCCCTTCCTTAAGGCCTCATGCTGTGTGGGGGACAGTCCCCAGCTACTCTCCTTCGCCATCCCAAGGTACAGTGTATAGTTCCTAAGAGGCGATCAAGGCTCCGGGCCCTTGTTGCTGAAGCACAGGCCTCATTTGGGCTGGTGTAGGACTCTTGTTGGCCCGGGAATGGGAAAGGCCACTGGGGAGAGCTTAGTTTGGGTACCTCGTGAACAGAATAGGCAGCAGTCAGGACAGGTGTTCAGACCCCAACTCCAAGTTCTAGGCAGTGGTGTTGACCCTCATCTATGAAACAATGTATGACATGTGGAACCATGTTTGTAACGTATCCTGGCACGGGGTAAGCACCTGGGAATTGGAAGCCGTGATTCTTATTTGGGGGTCCCTTCTCCCTTTTGGGGTCATTTGCATTTTCGAGGAACATCCTCTGTTGTGGAACATTGAACTCCGTGGGCCCCTTGTTCTGCGTGAGGATTTCCTCACCTGCCTTCCAGCCCTGATTCTTCTCAACCATGGGCCAGGCTGGGGTACCGTGGTGTCAAGAGAACTTTAATGAGTGGGCGCCTGTCCCCCAGGGCAGTGCCAAGGAGCTGTCCCCTGCCGCTCTGGAGAAAAAGCGGAGGAGAAAGCAGGAACGGGACCGGAAGAAGAGGAAGCGAAAGGAGCTGCGGGCGAAAGAGAAGGCCAGGAAGGCTGAGGAGGCCGCGGAGGCCCAGGAGGCGGTGGAGCCAGCCCCAGAGGGTGCTTGCACGGAGCCGTGGGAGCCGCCGGGGCTGATCTTCAATAAGGTGAGTGGGAGCTGGGTCCTCGGGCGGGCTGGGTCGGCTTCAGGCCTCAGCGTTGCTCCTTGTTAGCTTCATGACCTCCCTCCGGGCCCCTTCG
It contains:
- the SURF6 gene encoding surfeit locus protein 6 → MASLLAKDAYLQSLAKKICSHSGPEQQARTRAGKTRGSEAAGPPKKKRKKTQKKFRQREEKAAEHKAKSLGEKSPAASGARRPEAAKEEAAGASSSAGNPADGLATEPESVFALDVLRQRLHEKIQEARGQGSAKELSPAALEKKRRRKQERDRKKRKRKELRAKEKARKAEEAAEAQEAVEPAPEGACTEPWEPPGLIFNKVEVSEDEPASKAQRRKEKRQRVKGNLTPLTGRNYRQLLERLQARQSRLDELRDRDEGKAQELEAKMKWTNLLYKAEGVKIRDDERLLQEALRRKEKRRAQRQRRWEKRTAGVVEKMQQRQDRRRQNLRRKKAARAERRLLRARKKGRILPQDLERAGLV